The Haloplanus salinarum genome includes a region encoding these proteins:
- a CDS encoding pyridoxal-phosphate dependent enzyme, giving the protein MDTPERLLGLDCTATGERYDPGHVGRSDAGAPLDPVYDLDAVDPAALPADPGSMWDYDALLPVDAGDAVSAAEGATPLLDAPDLAADLGVGSVRLKDEGRNPTGTVLDRGLSVAVTMADRRGADLLALAAAGNAGQSAAAYAGRAGIDCYAYLPSRAPFPNKAMVNVHGADMRVTGGRYSDALAALHDDLAREWYSLQEFTTPYRHDGYRTLAYEVAGARDWTAPDAVVVGVGTGETLVGIERGFRDLVALGLTDRVPRIHAVQAEGCAPLVDAHDDDGGISAVEYPDTICGELEIPEPAGGALALDALAASGGEAVAVADEDLLESAVALTQRLGTEVGATGGAAAAGAWALAERGELDDDGTVVLVNADAGVKTADLLRSHLMGQGV; this is encoded by the coding sequence ATGGACACCCCCGAACGGCTCCTCGGGCTCGATTGCACGGCAACCGGCGAACGGTACGACCCCGGCCACGTCGGCCGGAGCGACGCCGGCGCACCGCTCGATCCCGTCTACGACCTCGACGCCGTCGATCCCGCGGCCCTGCCGGCCGATCCGGGATCGATGTGGGACTACGACGCGCTCCTGCCAGTCGACGCCGGGGACGCCGTCTCGGCCGCCGAGGGAGCGACGCCGCTGCTCGACGCGCCCGACCTCGCCGCGGACCTCGGCGTCGGATCGGTCCGTCTCAAGGACGAGGGCCGGAACCCGACGGGGACGGTCCTCGACCGGGGGCTCTCGGTCGCGGTGACGATGGCCGACCGGCGGGGGGCGGACCTGCTGGCGCTCGCGGCCGCGGGCAACGCCGGCCAGTCCGCCGCGGCCTACGCCGGCCGCGCCGGCATCGACTGTTACGCCTACCTCCCCTCGCGGGCCCCCTTCCCGAACAAGGCGATGGTGAACGTCCACGGTGCGGACATGCGCGTGACCGGCGGGCGCTACTCCGACGCGCTCGCCGCCCTCCACGACGACCTGGCCCGCGAGTGGTACTCGCTCCAGGAGTTCACGACGCCGTACCGCCACGACGGCTACCGGACGCTGGCCTACGAAGTGGCCGGCGCGCGCGACTGGACGGCACCCGACGCCGTCGTCGTCGGCGTCGGCACCGGCGAGACGTTGGTGGGGATCGAACGCGGCTTCCGCGACCTCGTCGCCCTCGGCTTGACCGACCGAGTGCCCCGAATCCACGCCGTCCAGGCCGAGGGCTGTGCGCCCCTCGTCGACGCCCACGACGACGACGGCGGGATCAGTGCGGTCGAGTATCCCGACACCATCTGCGGCGAACTCGAAATCCCCGAGCCCGCGGGTGGCGCCCTTGCCCTCGACGCCCTCGCCGCGAGCGGCGGCGAGGCAGTCGCCGTCGCCGACGAGGACCTCCTGGAGAGCGCGGTGGCGCTGACACAGCGACTCGGGACCGAAGTGGGCGCGACGGGCGGCGCCGCGGCCGCCGGCGCTTGGGCGCTCGCCGAGCGGGGGGAACTCGACGACGACGGGACGGTGGTGCTTGTCAACGCCGACGCCGGCGTGAAGACGGCCGACCTGCTCCGGAGCCACCTGATGGGCCAGGGCGTCTGA
- a CDS encoding metal-dependent transcriptional regulator, whose amino-acid sequence MLSDVMEDYLKAIYRLQSEGGTPVATSAIADEVGKTAPTVTSMVEKLAERDLLEREKYKGVELTPEGETVALEVIRHHRLLEAYLAEHLDYSWTDVHAEADALEHHISEEFERRVAEALGDPEVDPHGDPIPGADLHPLDGDETTPLTDHDPGARVVVERVRDRDEAELAYLDDAGVRPGTELEVVDVAPFGMVTVRIGDGEQSLPEGVARTIRVRPVDADAGDGSDRDELEGVSGA is encoded by the coding sequence ATGTTGAGCGACGTCATGGAGGACTATCTCAAGGCGATCTATCGGCTCCAGTCGGAGGGGGGGACGCCGGTCGCCACCTCCGCCATCGCCGACGAGGTCGGCAAGACGGCGCCGACCGTGACCAGCATGGTCGAGAAGCTCGCCGAGCGGGACCTGCTGGAACGCGAGAAGTACAAGGGCGTCGAACTGACCCCCGAGGGCGAGACGGTCGCTCTGGAGGTGATCCGTCACCACCGGCTGCTCGAAGCCTACCTCGCCGAGCACCTCGATTACTCGTGGACGGACGTCCACGCGGAGGCGGACGCGCTCGAACACCACATCTCCGAGGAGTTCGAGCGCCGGGTCGCCGAGGCGCTCGGCGATCCGGAGGTCGACCCGCACGGCGATCCGATCCCCGGGGCGGACCTGCATCCGCTCGACGGCGACGAGACCACGCCCCTGACCGACCACGACCCGGGCGCGCGGGTGGTCGTCGAGCGGGTCCGTGACCGCGACGAGGCGGAACTCGCCTACCTCGACGACGCGGGCGTCCGCCCGGGGACGGAACTCGAAGTCGTCGACGTCGCCCCCTTCGGTATGGTGACCGTCCGGATCGGCGACGGCGAACAGAGCCTCCCCGAGGGCGTCGCCCGGACCATCCGGGTGCGGCCGGTCGACGCGGACGCCGGCGATGGCTCCGACCGGGACGAACTCGAGGGGGTGAGCGGTGCGTGA
- a CDS encoding TMEM165/GDT1 family protein — translation MTGWLEILTVAFVAQLVVLPGEKVQFIIAGLSTRYNPLVVVSAAGAAFAGWTALEILFGEALQRALPPLVLELFTAGLFLVFAVLLYRSAPEGGDPEHVDAATTDGGVTSLSTEFEPRVFGRELPDALGGFVPIFAMMAVGEFGDKTQLVTIGLAAQYGAHPAIWAGEMLAIIPVSLANAFFFHKFSHRLDLRKAHYFSAGLFAFFAADTVLSIATGFSVWETIVEAASTAVLALF, via the coding sequence GTGACGGGCTGGCTGGAGATCCTCACCGTCGCCTTCGTCGCCCAGCTCGTGGTGTTGCCCGGTGAGAAGGTGCAGTTCATCATCGCGGGGCTCTCGACCCGGTACAACCCGCTGGTGGTCGTGAGCGCGGCGGGCGCGGCCTTCGCGGGGTGGACCGCCCTCGAGATCCTGTTCGGCGAGGCGCTCCAGCGCGCCCTGCCGCCGCTCGTGCTCGAGCTCTTCACCGCCGGCCTGTTTCTGGTCTTCGCCGTCCTGCTCTACCGCTCCGCGCCCGAGGGCGGCGACCCCGAGCACGTCGACGCCGCGACGACCGACGGCGGGGTGACCTCGCTGTCGACGGAGTTCGAGCCACGGGTGTTCGGCCGGGAACTGCCCGACGCACTCGGCGGGTTCGTCCCCATCTTCGCGATGATGGCGGTCGGCGAGTTCGGCGACAAGACCCAACTGGTCACCATCGGCCTCGCCGCGCAGTACGGCGCCCACCCGGCCATCTGGGCCGGCGAGATGCTCGCCATCATCCCGGTGAGCCTCGCCAACGCCTTCTTCTTCCATAAGTTCTCCCACCGACTGGATCTCCGGAAGGCCCACTACTTCTCGGCGGGTCTCTTTGCCTTCTTTGCGGCGGACACCGTCCTGAGCATCGCCACCGGGTTCTCCGTCTGGGAGACGATCGTCGAGGCGGCGTCGACGGCCGTTCTGGCGCTGTTCTGA
- a CDS encoding LysE family translocator, whose translation MPNPLPSLLAGVVFGLALAAPPGPMNAVIAEESVNNGWVAGARTGLGAMTADAVFLVCSLLGVVAFVERFPTVRAAMVGVGGVLMLYFAYGAAADATGGVDAVPTDGAATRATTGFRKAFVLALTNPYQILFWLTIGVGLLEPGRLDVFAYTPYVGGDLTGLLVVRTGSPALIVGFFLGITVWITGFPAALRAAQRRVDAFAPVVAGASALVLAGFGVVFLVDAVRTLA comes from the coding sequence GTGCCGAACCCCCTCCCGTCGCTCCTAGCCGGCGTCGTCTTCGGCCTCGCGCTCGCGGCGCCGCCGGGACCGATGAACGCCGTCATCGCCGAGGAGTCCGTCAACAACGGCTGGGTCGCGGGCGCCCGGACCGGACTGGGCGCGATGACCGCCGACGCCGTCTTCCTCGTCTGCTCGTTGCTCGGCGTCGTCGCCTTCGTCGAGCGGTTCCCCACCGTCCGCGCCGCCATGGTTGGCGTCGGGGGCGTGCTCATGCTCTACTTCGCGTACGGGGCCGCCGCGGACGCCACCGGCGGGGTGGACGCGGTCCCGACCGACGGCGCCGCGACCCGCGCGACCACCGGCTTCCGGAAGGCGTTCGTCCTCGCGCTCACCAACCCCTACCAGATCCTGTTCTGGCTGACCATCGGCGTCGGGCTACTCGAACCCGGCCGGCTGGACGTCTTCGCGTACACGCCATACGTCGGCGGGGACCTCACGGGCCTGCTCGTGGTGCGGACCGGGAGCCCGGCGCTCATCGTCGGCTTCTTCCTCGGGATCACCGTCTGGATCACGGGCTTTCCCGCCGCACTCCGGGCGGCCCAGCGGCGGGTCGACGCCTTCGCCCCGGTCGTCGCCGGCGCCAGCGCCCTCGTCCTCGCCGGGTTCGGCGTGGTCTTCCTCGTCGACGCCGTCCGGACGCTCGCGTAG
- a CDS encoding VOC family protein, with the protein MARQSDDRPTLTGIDHFVLTVEDVERTCEFYADLGAEVRTFGDGRKAVRFGAQKINLHPVDNDVDHVAAAPTPGAGDFCLLTETPIPTVIEQLRDRGIDIVAGPVERTGAVGTLTSVYVRDPDDNLVEFARYGDESSTG; encoded by the coding sequence ATGGCACGCCAATCCGACGACCGACCGACGCTGACCGGGATCGATCACTTCGTCCTCACCGTCGAGGACGTCGAACGGACCTGCGAGTTCTACGCGGATCTGGGCGCCGAGGTCCGAACCTTCGGTGACGGCCGGAAGGCGGTGCGGTTCGGCGCACAGAAGATCAACCTCCACCCTGTCGACAACGACGTCGACCACGTGGCCGCGGCGCCGACGCCCGGAGCCGGGGACTTCTGTCTCCTGACGGAGACGCCCATCCCGACGGTGATCGAACAGCTGCGCGACCGGGGGATCGACATCGTCGCGGGCCCGGTCGAACGGACGGGGGCCGTCGGGACGCTCACGTCGGTGTACGTCCGTGATCCGGACGACAACCTGGTGGAGTTCGCGAGATACGGCGACGAGTCCTCGACGGGGTGA
- a CDS encoding M24 family metallopeptidase — MDPDRSALDAALGDCDGYLVDADGADSTQRYLSGFDAPDPFVTCYTPDGVHLLVSGLEYGRARTDARADTVSRLSAYDYRDRVSEVGPVAGRAAVVADFLADRDVASVTVPARFPLGTADGLREAGVTVRVDDDDAVTRIRAVKTDAELDHVRRAQRANERAMATAESLIESATVVDGVLHRDGDPLTSEAVRRAIERTLLDEGCALDETIVACGADAADPHERGSGPLRADEPIVVDIFPRDKETRYHADMTRTFLRGEPDPRLREWFALTDEARRAALDAVEPGVTGEAVHDAACEVYEAADVPTLRTDPSTETGFIHSTGHGVGLDVHELPRIAPDGDELEPGNVITIEPGLYDPQVGGVRIEDLVVVTADGAENLTEYPVELIV, encoded by the coding sequence ATGGATCCGGATCGCTCCGCCCTCGATGCGGCCCTCGGCGACTGCGACGGCTACCTCGTCGACGCCGACGGCGCCGACTCGACCCAGCGGTATCTCTCGGGCTTCGACGCGCCCGACCCCTTCGTCACCTGCTACACTCCCGACGGCGTCCACCTCCTCGTCTCGGGGCTGGAGTACGGTCGCGCACGGACCGACGCCCGGGCCGACACCGTCTCGCGGCTCTCGGCGTACGACTACCGCGACCGGGTGAGCGAGGTCGGTCCCGTCGCCGGCCGGGCCGCCGTGGTGGCCGACTTCCTCGCCGACAGGGACGTGGCGTCGGTGACCGTCCCCGCGCGCTTCCCGCTCGGCACCGCCGACGGCCTGCGCGAGGCCGGCGTGACCGTTCGCGTCGACGACGACGACGCGGTGACCCGCATCCGCGCCGTCAAGACCGACGCCGAACTCGACCACGTCCGCCGGGCCCAGCGGGCGAACGAGCGGGCGATGGCGACCGCCGAGTCGCTGATCGAGTCGGCGACGGTCGTCGACGGCGTCCTCCACCGCGACGGCGACCCGCTGACCAGCGAGGCCGTCCGCCGGGCCATCGAGCGGACGCTGCTCGACGAGGGCTGTGCACTCGACGAAACCATCGTCGCCTGCGGGGCCGACGCGGCCGACCCACACGAGCGGGGGTCCGGCCCGCTGCGCGCCGACGAACCCATCGTCGTCGACATCTTCCCCCGGGACAAGGAGACGCGCTATCACGCCGACATGACGCGGACGTTCCTGCGGGGCGAGCCGGACCCCCGGCTCCGGGAGTGGTTCGCGTTGACCGACGAGGCCCGGCGGGCGGCGCTCGACGCCGTCGAACCCGGCGTCACGGGGGAGGCGGTCCACGACGCCGCCTGCGAGGTCTACGAGGCGGCCGACGTCCCGACGCTCCGGACCGACCCGTCGACCGAAACGGGGTTCATTCACAGCACCGGCCACGGCGTCGGCCTCGACGTCCACGAACTGCCGCGGATCGCCCCCGACGGCGACGAACTCGAACCGGGGAACGTGATCACGATCGAACCGGGGCTGTACGACCCACAGGTGGGCGGCGTCCGCATCGAGGACCTCGTCGTGGTCACCGCGGACGGCGCGGAGAACCTGACGGAGTACCCGGTCGAACTGATCGTCTGA
- a CDS encoding MFS transporter produces the protein MNWRYRHTVLALCTLAFTSTMLARLVISPVVPDVTGHFGVSTGAVGLALSGMWAAYALTQFPSGVLGDRFGERRVILAAVGITAAASLSLSLSPTFAVFAVLTVVLGAGAGLHYSVATTLLTKEFDDIGRAIGVHVAGGPLAGLIAPVVATAVAVRFGWRAAIAVGAAVALPAFVAFAWRVERTTPDHPDEPMRDRMAVRPLLELLSRPSIAFTTLVAGIGAFSWQATASFLPTFLVAFRSLPETTAGLLFSAYFVVNGLAQPTTGWVSDRIGRDGAAAVTMALGVVGYALLVAGPRIALLPAVVCVGVAMTWGAPLQSRFFDKFEADERGAAFGLVRTAYMVIGSTGSVVVGVLSDVSGWAAAYGLLVGVTGVALVALLANRAFRLGL, from the coding sequence GTGAACTGGCGGTACCGCCACACGGTTCTCGCGCTCTGTACGCTCGCGTTCACGTCGACGATGCTGGCGCGACTGGTCATCAGCCCGGTCGTCCCGGACGTGACCGGCCACTTCGGCGTCTCGACCGGAGCGGTCGGGCTCGCGCTCTCGGGGATGTGGGCCGCCTACGCACTCACCCAGTTCCCGTCGGGGGTTCTCGGCGACCGCTTCGGCGAGCGACGGGTGATCCTCGCCGCCGTGGGCATCACCGCCGCGGCCAGTCTGTCGCTCTCCCTCTCGCCCACCTTCGCCGTCTTCGCCGTCCTGACCGTCGTTCTCGGCGCCGGTGCCGGCCTCCACTACAGCGTCGCCACCACCCTGCTCACCAAGGAGTTCGACGACATCGGCCGGGCCATCGGCGTCCACGTCGCCGGTGGGCCGCTAGCGGGGCTGATCGCGCCCGTTGTCGCCACCGCCGTCGCCGTCCGCTTCGGCTGGCGGGCCGCCATCGCCGTCGGCGCCGCCGTTGCCCTCCCCGCGTTCGTGGCCTTCGCCTGGCGGGTCGAGCGGACGACGCCCGACCACCCCGACGAGCCGATGCGCGACCGGATGGCGGTCCGGCCGTTGCTCGAGTTGCTCTCCCGCCCGTCCATCGCGTTCACGACGCTCGTGGCCGGCATCGGCGCCTTCTCCTGGCAGGCGACCGCCTCCTTTCTCCCCACCTTCCTCGTCGCCTTTCGGAGCCTCCCCGAGACGACCGCCGGCCTGCTCTTCTCGGCGTACTTCGTCGTCAACGGGCTGGCCCAGCCGACGACCGGGTGGGTGTCCGACCGGATCGGCCGCGACGGCGCCGCGGCGGTGACGATGGCCCTCGGCGTCGTCGGGTACGCTCTGCTCGTCGCCGGGCCGCGGATCGCGCTCCTCCCCGCCGTCGTCTGTGTCGGCGTCGCGATGACGTGGGGGGCGCCCCTCCAGTCCCGCTTCTTCGACAAGTTCGAGGCCGACGAGCGCGGCGCCGCCTTCGGCCTCGTCCGCACCGCGTACATGGTGATCGGGTCGACCGGGAGCGTCGTCGTCGGCGTCCTCTCGGACGTGAGCGGGTGGGCGGCCGCCTACGGCCTGCTCGTGGGCGTGACGGGGGTGGCGCTCGTGGCCCTGCTGGCCAACCGGGCGTTCCGGCTGGGACTGTGA
- a CDS encoding prephenate dehydrogenase/arogenate dehydrogenase family protein, with product MELLVVGAGEMGRWVARTVDRPVALADVDAAAAERAAATLGSDVRAVSTDTTETFAAVCLAVPISAVDAAVERYAPRAERAMCDVTGVMAAPVTAMRVALPDRERVSMHPLFAASNAPGNVAVVADAPGPVTDAIRADVAAAGNHTFETTVEEHDAAMETVQAGAHTAVLAYALAAADVREEFATPVSAAMDDLVATVTGGTPHVYREIQETFDGADAVAAAARRVADAEGEAFEDLYREAGE from the coding sequence ATGGAGCTGTTGGTGGTCGGCGCGGGCGAGATGGGCCGCTGGGTCGCCCGGACCGTCGACCGACCCGTCGCCCTCGCCGACGTCGACGCCGCGGCCGCGGAGCGGGCCGCCGCGACCCTCGGCTCGGACGTTCGGGCGGTGTCGACCGACACGACCGAAACGTTCGCGGCCGTCTGTCTGGCCGTCCCCATCTCCGCCGTCGACGCGGCCGTCGAGCGGTACGCCCCCCGCGCCGAGCGCGCGATGTGTGACGTCACCGGCGTGATGGCCGCACCGGTGACGGCGATGCGGGTGGCCCTGCCCGACCGCGAGCGCGTGTCGATGCATCCGCTCTTCGCCGCGTCGAACGCGCCCGGGAACGTGGCCGTCGTCGCCGACGCCCCCGGTCCCGTGACCGACGCCATCCGGGCCGACGTCGCCGCCGCCGGCAACCACACCTTCGAGACGACCGTCGAGGAACACGACGCCGCCATGGAGACGGTTCAGGCGGGGGCCCACACCGCCGTCCTCGCGTACGCCCTCGCCGCGGCCGACGTCCGCGAGGAGTTCGCGACGCCCGTCTCCGCGGCGATGGACGACCTCGTGGCGACGGTGACCGGCGGCACCCCCCACGTCTACCGCGAGATCCAGGAGACGTTCGACGGCGCCGACGCCGTCGCGGCGGCCGCCCGGCGGGTCGCGGACGCCGAGGGCGAGGCGTTCGAGGACCTCTACCGCGAGGCCGGCGAATGA
- a CDS encoding small ribosomal subunit Rsm22 family protein produces the protein MIDREAVRSNAKYLRQVRPIDPDEIADYVDGRPHPAAVRRVLREEAYDLGLFEREDGTFVPASEDPVPATDWAPTHLPDRYVETVEDLLVARYGANWHRGGTGDRLREVIRRLKDDYYRGNPVEYDAEVALGYALYHLPDYYAAVGYPLGDLVERSLLPRRLRVLDVGAGVGGPALGLLDYLPDDAVVDYHAVEPSAAADVLDTLLDGTRRNVRTTIHRDRIEDFAFGDAPYDLILAANVLSELDDPVAAVDRCLAALADDGTLLALSPADLETSTGLRRVERAVADDGATTVYAPTLRLWPGAAPSDRGWSFDERPPVGAPRPQRRLDDAGTDAGTFTNETVKFSYTLLRRDGTRRVDVRADAARHARMADMERHVTERIDLLAVKLSRNLADDGNPLFKVGDGSERLEHYAVLTRESGLNRPLRDADYGAVLRFENALALWNDDEGAYNLVVDDEAVVDPVA, from the coding sequence ATGATCGACCGCGAGGCCGTCCGCTCGAACGCGAAGTACCTCCGACAGGTGCGGCCGATCGATCCCGACGAGATCGCCGACTACGTCGACGGCCGACCGCATCCGGCGGCCGTCCGCCGGGTGCTCCGGGAGGAGGCCTACGACCTCGGCCTGTTCGAGCGCGAGGACGGCACCTTCGTCCCCGCGTCCGAGGACCCCGTCCCGGCGACCGACTGGGCGCCGACCCACCTCCCCGACCGGTACGTCGAGACCGTCGAGGACCTGCTGGTCGCCCGTTACGGCGCGAACTGGCACCGTGGCGGGACCGGTGACCGCCTGCGGGAGGTGATCCGGCGGCTGAAGGACGACTACTACCGCGGGAACCCCGTCGAGTACGACGCGGAGGTCGCGCTCGGCTACGCCCTCTATCACCTCCCCGACTACTACGCCGCCGTCGGCTACCCCCTCGGCGACCTGGTCGAGCGGTCGCTGCTCCCGCGTCGCCTCCGCGTCCTCGACGTCGGCGCGGGGGTCGGCGGCCCGGCGCTCGGCCTCCTCGATTACCTCCCCGACGACGCCGTCGTGGACTACCACGCCGTCGAGCCGAGCGCCGCGGCCGACGTCCTCGATACCCTGCTCGACGGAACCCGGCGCAACGTCCGGACGACGATCCACCGCGACCGGATCGAGGACTTCGCGTTCGGGGACGCCCCCTACGACCTGATCCTCGCGGCGAACGTCCTGAGTGAACTCGACGACCCGGTCGCCGCCGTCGACCGCTGTCTGGCGGCCCTCGCCGACGACGGCACCCTCCTCGCGCTCTCGCCGGCCGACCTCGAAACCAGCACGGGCCTCCGACGGGTCGAACGCGCCGTCGCCGACGACGGGGCCACGACCGTCTACGCCCCCACCCTTCGGCTGTGGCCCGGCGCCGCCCCCTCCGACCGCGGCTGGTCGTTCGACGAGCGGCCGCCGGTCGGGGCGCCCCGGCCACAGCGTCGCCTCGACGACGCCGGCACGGATGCCGGCACGTTCACCAACGAGACGGTGAAGTTCTCCTATACGCTCCTCCGGCGGGACGGGACGCGCCGGGTGGACGTCCGTGCCGACGCCGCCCGCCACGCCCGGATGGCCGACATGGAACGCCACGTCACCGAGCGGATCGACCTGCTGGCGGTGAAGCTCAGCCGGAACCTCGCCGACGACGGCAACCCCCTGTTCAAGGTCGGGGACGGGAGCGAGCGCCTCGAACACTACGCGGTGTTGACGCGCGAGTCGGGGCTGAACCGTCCGCTCCGGGACGCCGACTACGGGGCCGTCCTCCGGTTCGAGAACGCCCTCGCGCTCTGGAACGACGACGAGGGGGCGTACAACCTCGTCGTCGACGACGAGGCGGTCGTCGACCCGGTGGCGTAG
- the surE gene encoding 5'/3'-nucleotidase SurE, translated as MDEPHVLLTNDDGIDSVGFRALYDALSTFAEVTAVAPNGDQSAVGRAMSREVDVETHDLGYAIHGTPADCTVVGLEALCPDVDMVIAGCNRGANLGAYVLGRSGTVSAAVEAAFFDVPALAVSLYVPGADGEWQHAADETRDYRNATEVTTYLVDHALGAGVFEQADYLNVNVPIHEPGDDLAPIEITEPSRLYDMRAERDGDRISLTDNVWARMHEGTLPDPQGTDRRAIVEGRVSVSPLTAPHTSEHHEALDALAETYR; from the coding sequence ATGGACGAGCCACACGTTCTCCTGACGAACGACGACGGCATCGACTCCGTGGGGTTCCGGGCGCTCTACGATGCGCTCTCGACGTTCGCCGAGGTGACGGCCGTCGCCCCGAATGGCGACCAGAGCGCGGTCGGACGAGCCATGTCGCGGGAGGTCGACGTCGAGACACACGACCTCGGCTACGCCATCCACGGGACGCCCGCGGACTGCACCGTCGTCGGCCTGGAGGCGCTCTGTCCCGACGTGGACATGGTGATCGCTGGCTGTAACCGCGGAGCCAACCTCGGCGCGTACGTCCTCGGACGCTCGGGCACCGTCAGCGCCGCCGTCGAGGCCGCCTTCTTCGACGTGCCCGCCCTCGCCGTCTCGCTGTACGTCCCCGGCGCGGACGGCGAGTGGCAACACGCCGCCGACGAGACGCGGGACTACCGCAACGCCACCGAGGTGACGACGTACCTCGTCGACCACGCCCTCGGCGCCGGCGTCTTCGAACAGGCCGACTACCTGAACGTCAACGTGCCCATCCACGAACCCGGCGACGACCTCGCACCCATCGAGATCACCGAACCGTCGAGGCTCTACGACATGCGCGCCGAACGCGACGGCGACCGGATCAGCCTCACCGACAACGTCTGGGCGCGGATGCACGAGGGGACCCTCCCCGATCCCCAGGGGACCGACCGCCGGGCCATCGTCGAGGGCCGGGTCAGCGTCTCGCCCCTCACGGCGCCACACACCTCCGAGCACCACGAGGCGCTCGACGCCCTCGCGGAGACCTACCGGTAA
- a CDS encoding carbonic anhydrase, whose product MDDAFVDLLNRNLEHAAAFADRFDDVQDVQRPPVVTVCCSDSRVLQDHIWGNDRPGHLFTCGNIGNRVVERTDAGEVVSGDVLYPIAHTGTETVVVVGHTGCGAVTAAYDDLTDGVDEPPGIARCLDLLEPHLEAGIDALPDDLGRAAAIDRLVEYNVDRQVDVLVRSADVPAAVDVLGVVYDFRDVYAGRRGEVHVINVDGERDPAALRAAHPAIEERIARLWTY is encoded by the coding sequence ATGGATGACGCCTTCGTCGACCTGCTGAACCGGAACCTGGAGCACGCCGCGGCGTTCGCGGATCGGTTCGACGACGTTCAGGACGTCCAGCGCCCGCCGGTCGTCACCGTCTGTTGTTCCGACTCCCGGGTCCTCCAGGACCACATCTGGGGGAACGACCGACCGGGCCACCTCTTTACCTGTGGCAACATCGGCAACCGCGTCGTCGAGCGCACCGACGCGGGCGAAGTGGTCTCGGGCGACGTGCTCTACCCGATCGCACACACGGGGACCGAAACCGTCGTCGTCGTGGGACACACGGGCTGTGGGGCCGTGACCGCGGCCTACGACGATCTGACCGACGGCGTCGACGAACCGCCGGGGATCGCGCGCTGTCTCGACCTGCTGGAGCCACATCTGGAGGCGGGCATCGACGCGCTCCCCGACGACCTGGGTCGGGCGGCCGCCATCGACCGCCTCGTCGAGTACAACGTCGACCGGCAGGTCGACGTCCTCGTCCGGAGCGCCGACGTCCCGGCCGCCGTCGACGTGCTCGGCGTCGTCTACGACTTCCGGGACGTCTACGCCGGCCGGCGGGGCGAGGTCCACGTGATCAACGTCGACGGCGAGCGTGACCCCGCGGCGCTGCGGGCGGCCCATCCCGCCATCGAGGAACGGATCGCGCGGCTGTGGACGTACTGA
- a CDS encoding type II toxin-antitoxin system VapC family toxin — MKVLVDTNGFIASLTDEPARGDVATEFLNQDHDFCTSILNLMEIRSVMTKKKQVEQDKVEDVLSDIYTQVEIYAPEISDQISAYSLQQDTLLYTLDCVLLALADDLDATLATFDGELLESGATEPSDLIA; from the coding sequence ATGAAAGTCCTGGTTGATACGAACGGCTTCATCGCCAGTTTGACCGACGAACCCGCCCGAGGAGACGTTGCGACGGAGTTTCTCAATCAGGATCACGACTTCTGTACGTCCATCCTGAATCTCATGGAGATTCGGTCGGTAATGACGAAAAAAAAGCAAGTCGAACAGGACAAAGTCGAGGACGTACTCTCCGACATTTACACGCAAGTCGAGATTTACGCACCAGAAATCAGCGACCAGATCTCCGCGTACAGTCTGCAACAGGACACGCTGCTGTACACACTCGATTGCGTTCTCCTCGCTCTGGCCGACGACCTCGACGCCACGCTCGCTACGTTCGACGGCGAACTACTCGAAAGCGGAGCCACCGAACCGAGCGACCTCATCGCGTAG
- a CDS encoding chorismate mutase: protein MNDATEEMSLAELREEIEGIDRELVELIARRTYVAGTVAEVKEERDLPTTDESQEARVMERAGENAEHFDVDANLVKAIFRLLIELNKVEQRESR from the coding sequence ATGAACGACGCGACCGAGGAGATGTCCCTCGCGGAACTCCGCGAGGAGATCGAGGGGATCGACCGCGAACTCGTCGAACTCATCGCCCGCCGGACCTACGTCGCGGGCACGGTCGCCGAGGTGAAAGAGGAGCGGGACCTCCCGACGACCGACGAGTCACAGGAGGCCCGCGTGATGGAGCGGGCGGGCGAGAACGCCGAACACTTCGACGTCGACGCGAACCTCGTGAAGGCCATCTTCCGGCTGTTGATCGAGCTGAACAAAGTAGAGCAAAGGGAGAGTCGATAA